Part of the Vicinamibacterales bacterium genome is shown below.
CGTCAAGGCCAAGAACGCGCAGCGCGCCGAGGCCAAGGCCGCCAAGGCCGCGCCCGTGAAGGTGGTCGCCGAGAAGGCGCCCCTGAAGGCGGTCAAGCCGAGTGCCATCCAGGCCGCCGCCGCGCCCGCCAAGGCGCGCCAGGCGCGCGCGTCGTAACGCCCACGCAGGAACCGACGATGCCCGGCCGGACCCACGTCCGCGCCGGGCATTCGTCTGTTCAGCCCATGACCGCGACGAGGGGCACGTGCCGCAGGTAGTGGCGACCGCGATTGCAGCGGTCCGCTCGGCGGCGGCCTATCTGGCCGCCTCCCTCTACGTCCTCGTGGCCGGCAGCCTGGGCCTGGCCGTGGCGCTGCCCCTCCGGTGGAAGGGCCTGCTGTACGTGCTCGGCCACGGCGGGGTCGCCATCGCCCTCGGCGTCGCCGGCATCCGTTCCCGGGTCGCGGGCCGGCGACCCACCGGCCGCGCCGTCGTCTTCTGCGCGAACCACCAGAGCAACGTGGACCCGCCCGTGTTGTACCGCGTGCTGCACCCGCGGCTCCATATCCTCTTCAAAGCCGAACTCCGCAAGCTGCCGGTACTGGGGCTGGTCATGGAGACCGGCGGGTTCGTGCCCGTCGATCGCGACAGCCGCGAGCGCTCTCTCGGCTCGATCGAGCGGGCCGCGGCGTCGATCCGCGAGGGCAATTCCTTCTTGATCTTCCCGGAAGGCACCCGCAGCCGGACCGACCAGCTGCTGCCCTTCAAGAAGGGCGGTTTCATCATGGCCATCAAGGCGCAGGCCCCCATCGTGCCCGTGGCCATCACGGGTGGGCGGGCCGCCATGCAGAAGGGCAGTCCGATCGTCCGGCCCGTGACGGTGTCCGTGCGGATCGGCGATCCCATTGACACCGCCGGCCTCACGCTGGACGATCGCGACGACCTCATCGTCCGTGTCCGCAGCGCCATCGAGACCCTCCTGGCGCAAGGACCCGTGAGACCCGGGGAGCGCTGAGGGAGTCAGGGGAGGGGCACCCTATGGATCTGCTCGCCACGGCCGGCCGCACGCTCGGGTTTTCGCTCGCGGCGGGCGTCAATCTCTACGCGACGGTCGCGATGCTGGGGCTGGCGACGCGTTTCGGCCTCGTCGACCTCCCGCCGCAGTTCGCGGCGTTCGACAACCCCTGGATCATCGGCGGGGCCCTCGCGCTGTACGTCGTCGAGTTCGTGGCCGACAAGGTGCCGTGGGTGGACACGATGTGGGACACGGCCCACACGCTCGTGCGGCCGCTGGGCGGCGCGCTCATCGCCGTGACGACCCTGGGCGAGGCCTCGCCGTGGGTGCAGGGCCTGGTGGCGCTGCTCGGGGGGACGATCGCGGCGGGCGGGCACCTCACCAAGGCCGGCACCAGAGCCGCCGTCAACGTCAGCCCCGAGCCCTTCACCAACTGGGGGCTGAGCCTCGCGGGCGACGCCTTCGTCTTCGGGCTGGGCGCGCTCGCGCTGGCGTATCCCGTGGCGGCCTTCGCCGTCACGTTGGCCGCGCTCGTCGTGATCCTGGCGATCGCCCGCTGGCTGTTCGGCTGGATCCGACGCGCTGTCGCTCCGCCGTCGGCGGAGCCGATCTCCCGGGCGGGCGCCGGCGCCTGACCCGCCGCGTCAGTGCGGCAGGAACTTGTTGTAGACGGTGGCGATCGTGCGGCCCGCCCCGTAGCCGATGACGAACGCGTAGACGAAGCCGATCACGGCGCCGCCGTAGCTCACGCTGTAGCCTGGAAGATAGATGCCGAGCAGGTTGAGGTGCTCGCCGACGTTGATGCCGCCCCGGATGACCAGCCAGATCGTGGCCACGAACAGCCCCAGGGCCGACACCGAGCCGAACGCGAGGCCCCAGCCCTGCTCGCTGAACCGCACGAGCGACTTCCTGATCTCCTGGATCTCGTCCTGCTGCAGGTGCTCGGTCATATGGCGCTGCTAGATGTGATCGAGGAAGTTACGTGAGAACTGCGCCCGCGCGCGGACGAAGAACACCCACACCGCCGTGACGAAGTTGCGGACGAAGCCCACGAACCAGCCGCCGACGAAGCCGACCAGGAAGGCCCAGCAAAAGCCCACGAGCGCGCCGCGCCACGAGACGGTGTAGCCGTAGAAGTAGTTGGCGAGCAGGTCGAGCCGCGGCGCCGGGATGGGCTGGACCACCACGATGAAGGCCGTGGCCGCCGCCACGATCAGCCCGGCGACGAGCCCGGTGGCCACGCCGAGCGCGGCCTTGTGCACCGGGGCGATCGCCATCTGCATCGTCTCGGCGAGCTCGGCTTCGATCCCGGTCGGCGGAGTGGGCGACACGCGTGTCTCCTTCGCGTCCAATGATAGCAGCCGTTACCGGCCTGCGGCCTCGCGGTTCTCGCGTGCGGGGCGGGTGGCCGGCCACCAGCGCCGGAGCGCCCTCAGCGCCCGTCGGCGCGCGATCCGCCGGAGGAACGCGGGCCGCCCCCAGTCGTCGAGCGCACCCGGCTGCTGGAAGTAGAACATGTCCAGCCGCGGCAGGCGGTGCACGGAATCGCCCGCATCGATCGGGCGGTACTCGGTGGTGCACGCCAGCGCGAACGCGGCGGACACGGCCCGCTCCGCCTCCGGTGAGACGTCGCCGAAGGGGTAGGCGAACGCCCTGGGCGGACGGCCGAGGCGGGCGGACAGATCCTGGCGGCAGCCGTCGACCTCGTCGTCCAGCGCGCCGGCGGACAAGGCCGCGAGCGAGGGGTGCGTGCGCGAGTGCGCGCCGACGTCGGCGCCGCGCTCAGCCAGCGTCCCCAGGGCGTCCCACGAGAGGAGCGGCAGCTCGGGGATGCCCGGAGCCGGCTGGCCGCTCCAGAGATTCGTGCGGCCCACATGGCCGCTCACCACGAAAACGGTCGCGGGAACACCGGCCGCCTCGAGGCGCGGCCAGGCGACGGTGCCGAAGTTGGCGAAGGCGTCGTCGAAGGTCAGGGCGACGCGATCGCGACCGTCGGTCGTGGAATCGGCCCCGGCCGCCAGGGCCTCGAGCGGCTCGACCGAGACCGCGCCGCTCGCCAGCCAGTCGACGTGTCGCACGAAGGCGGCCGGCGCGACCGAGATGGAGGAGCCCGAGTCGTCGATCGAGTGGTAGGTGAGGATGGCCCGCATCACCGTGGTCCTGGGGCGTGGCGGACTGCCCGCGTCCGGTTCACCTCGCGCTCGATCACCTCGAGGAGCTGCGAGGTGACGTGATCCGGGTTGTAGAGGGCCATCGCGGCCAGGCGGCCCCGCTCGCCGTGCGCACGGGCGGCCGCGGGGTCGCGGGCGTAGGCGTCGAGGTGCGCCGAGAGCTCGGCGGCCGTGGCAAAGGTGACGCCGCCGCCGGTGGCCTCGACGATTTCCGGGAGGGGCCCGAGCCGCCGGGCGATGACGGGCGTGCCTTGCGCCAGGGCTTCGATGGCGACCATGCCGAAGGTCTCGAAGCCCTTCGACGGCACGAGCGACGCGAGCGCGTGCCGGTAGTACGGCGCGAGCCGATCGGCCGGAAGCCGGCCCACGAAGTGCACCCGCGGGCGGCCGGCGGCGCGAGCCCTGAGCGCGTCGTCCAGGGTGCCGGCGCCGGCGATGACGAGGTCCGGGCCAGTGTCGCCCGTGAAGGCGTCGATCACGTCCTCGACGCCCTTGATGGCTTCCAGCCGTCCCGCGAAGAAGAAGTACGGCCGCGGGTGTGGCGAGGGTCCAGAGACCGGAGCGGCTGGCATCGGCACGCCGTATGGGACGACGTCCATCGGCCGCGGGAAGCCGAACTCGGCGTGCTTGGCGCGGCTGAACTCGCTGCGGGCCACGAACGCGTCCACGCGGGCCAGGGCGCGCGTGAGCGCGCCCGTGTAGCGCCAGGCCTGGGGCGGCCGGCCGTGGGCCGTGACGCACCGGAGGCACTCGCGTGCGGTGCAGGCCTCGCGGTTGTGCCGCCAGAGCACGTGGGACTCGCAGACCAGCCAGTGCTCGTGGGCGATGTACACACGCGCCGCCTCGCGTCCGAACCCGAGGAGGCCGGGACCTCCGACGAGCGACATGTTGTTGAAGAGCACGACGTCGAACTCGCGCGTGCGGTCGAGCGCGGCCAGCGCGCCGGCCTGCATGACCGGCCGGCCGAGCTGGTGCGTGAGGAGCGTGGACAGGCGCGGCGACGAGCTGCGGAGGGGGACGATCTCCAGGTCCGGATCCGGCGGCGCCGGCGGCGGGTCACCCCCGGTCAAGGTGCGGTAGGCGTCGGTGTCGTGAATGACCGTCACGCGGTGTCCGCGTCCGGCCAGCACGCGGGCCGTTCGCTGCACGTCGATGCCGTCGCCGCCGAAGTTGTACGGCGGGAAGAACGTGGTCAGCGACGCGATGCGGAGGCTCACCGCGCGGCCTCCTCGAGCGCGTCCAGGGCGGCCCGCGCGCACGACGCCCACGACAACCGAGACGTCCGCGCCCGAGCCGCGTCGGCCATGCGCGTCCGCGCCGGCGCGTCGGTCGCCAGCACTGCGAGCGCCTCGGTCAGGCCGTCCACGTCGCCGGGCGGGACGAAGCGGCCCGCGCCGTCCAGCAGCTGCGGCAGCGGGCTCGCCGTGGTGGCCACCACGGGACAGCCGCAGGCCGCGGCCTCCACGGCCGGCAGGCCGAAGCCCTCGTTCATCGAGGGCAGCGCGAGCGCCACGGCTCCCGAATGCAGGTGGCGGAGGTCCGCGTCGCTCAGGAACCCGGGCCACAGCACGCGGGCGGCGCTGCCCGCCCGCGCGATGGCCTCGCGGATCTGCCCCTGGCCGCCGTGGAACGGATCGCCCGACAGCGCGCCGACCAGGACCAGCCACGGTGTGTCGTCGCCGAGCCGCGCCAGCAGCCGCCCGTGCGCCTCGGCCAGGTCGTGGACGTTCTTGTGCGGGCTGAAGCCGCCGACGTAGGTGAACCAGCGCGCGCCCGCCGGGAGGCCGATCCGTGCCGCCACCTCGGCCACGTCGGCGGCCGACTCGCTGGGCCGGTAGATGGGCGACGGCGCCTCGACGGCCACCCGCACCCGGCGGCGGTCCACGCCCAGCACTTCCACCAGCTCCGAGGCCGCGAAGTCAGAGACCGTGAGCACCGTCGTCGCCTGCCACAAGGCCAGCGACACCTTGGCGTTCCAGAACAGCCGCGCGCGCGTCGAGGGCAGGGTCAGATGGGGGAAGCGCTCGGCGATGGCGTCGTGGATGGTGACGACGGAGCGTATCCGAGGCGGCAGCGGGAAGAACGTGTACACGGACGGCGAGAAGAACACCGTCGACGGGTGGGCGGCCACGGCGCGCGTCAGCCGCAGCATGTCCACGGGGGAGCGGTTGCCGTCGGCGGAGGCGGCCGAGGTCGGCGAGACCGATTGCGCCACCTCCACGCACTCGACGTTGGCGGCCCGCAGGTCGAACGCCGCGTGCGCGCGGGCGTCCACGAAGCACCGGAACCGCCATTCCGGCGCGGCGGCGGCCATCGCGGGCAGGAGCTCGCGCGTGAAGCGGCCGTAGCCGCGGGCGTTGGCCCAGCACGTGGCGTCCACGCCCACAGTCATCGCGGGACGTCCCTGGTCAGCGCCGAGCGCCGGCGGCCGATGGTGGCCCGGTGCGCGCACTACGCACCTGCGCCCACCGCGACCTTGGGCGATTCGAGCTTCTGCTCCTCGTGGTACTCGAAGTCCGTGTTCACTTCCCAGATGTCGTGCGACGCGCCCTGCATGTTCTGCACGGCCATCATCGCCGTCAGCATCGAATGGTCCTGGTTGTTGTACTTGTGCATGCCGTTCCGGCCGACGGTATGCAGGTTGACCATCGGGTCGATGTAGGCGCGGACGCCGTCGAGATGCTGCCGGTAGGTGGAGTCGTAGATGGGGTAGGCCTTGGGCATCCGGATGACCGCGCCGTCCTTGACGTCCGCCGCCCGGGCCAGGCCCAGCGCCTCGAGCTCCCGGGCGGCCTGCGCGACGAGGTCGGCGTCGGGGCTCTCCCAGAGACCGTCACCCTTGAAGCAGAAGTACTCCATGCCGAGGCAGGTCGTGCCGGGCTCGGGCACCATGGCCTTCGACCAGTTGTTGAAGTTCTGGATGCGCCCCACCTTCACGCCGGGCGTGTGGATGTAGATCCAGTTGTCCGGGAACAGGTCCTCCTTGTCGAGCATCAGGGCGACGACGAGGAAGTCGCGGTACTTCAAGCCCTCCGCGTCCGCCTTCACGGCGGGCGGCACGGCCGGATCGAAGGCCCGGACCAGGGAGCGCACGGGCATGGTCGAAAAGAAGTGCTCGGCCTCGAACCGCCGCTCGCCCTCGGGGGTGGCCGCGCGTACGGCCACGATGCGATCGCCGCGGCGCTCGATGCCCGTGACGTAGTGGCCGAGGAGGACCCGGCCGCCGAGCGCCTCGATCTTGCGCGCGCACGCCTCCCACATCTGGCCTGGGCCCAGGCGCGGGTACTGGAACTCGTGGATGAGCGTCTTGATGTCGGTGGAGCGCCGGTTCAGCGCGGTGGCGTTCAGGATGGCCTTGGCGAGCGACAGGCCCTGGATGCGCTGGGCCGCCCACTCCGCGCGGATTTCGGTGCACGGGATGCCCCACACCTTCTCGGTGTAGGTCTTGAAGAAGATCTCGAACAGCCGCTTGCCGAAGCGGTTGGTGACCCACTGCTCGAAGTTCTCTTCGACCGGGTAGGGCTTGTAGTGCCACCAGAGGTAGCTCAGGAAGATGCGGATCGCGTTGAACGGTCCGAGGCCCGAGAGCGCGTTGCCGGCCTTGAGCGGATAGTCGAAGAACTTGCCGTTGTAGTGGATGCGCGACAGGCGCGGCACCGAGATGAACTCGGACTCGAGGATTTCGTGCCACAAGGCCTCGACCGGGGCGATCTTCGTGAAGAACCGGTGCCCGCCGATGTCGAACCGGTAGCCCTTGTACTGCGCAGTGCGCGAGATGCCGCCCAGGATGTCATCGGCCTCGAGGACCGTGACGGGCCATCCCATCTTCGCCATCTGGTACGCTGCGGTGAGCCCCGCGGGGCCCCCGCCAATGACGACCACCCGGTCACCTGCCGCGTACTGGGCGACGGTGCGCGCTGCCATTCCTGCTCCTCTCCACCACCCATGCGCGGACGGCCCGGTGGCCGGCCGGCAGCGGGGGAACTCCGCCCGGCACGACCGGGTGACGGGCCAGGCCCGCCATCGCCGGGCACGCCGTGTCCACCGCGGGGCGCGAAGAGCCGCCGCGAGGGTCCGGCGCTTTATGCGTGCAGATCGTGTGCCACAATGGCAGCGTCAGCGCGAGTTCAAAGTCTATCTGAAGAGCGACAAAAGTGCGCTTCGGCCTGAATCGTCGACTTTCAGCGCTCGTGCGGCCGCCAAGGCGAGCGGCGCGGCGCACGTCCGCGAGGGGGGCGTCGCCGGCACGCCGCTTCACGGTTTGACGGCGCCGGGCGTGGTCGTGACAGCCGGGCGCCTTACGACGGGCGCTCCAGGGGCCGATACCAGCGGACGGACAGTGACGTGAGCGCGCCAGTCATCACCACCGTCATCGTCCCGTTCCACCGCGACGTCGCGATGCTCCGCCGCGTCCTGGAGCCGTTCCGGCATCGAGCGGCCACCACCGAGCTGCTCGTGGCGGCCGACGGCCCGGTGGAGCACTGGGAGCCGGTGGCCGACGAGTTCGGGGCCGTGCGCATCCACTGGCCCACCGCCTGCGGGCCGGCCGTTGCGAGAAACCGCGCCGCCAGCGTCGCGGCCGGCCGCTATCTCCTGTTCGTGGACGGCGACGTGATCGCCGAGCGGGGCGTCGTCGACCGGGTGGAGCGGTTCTTCGACGCCAACCCCGGCGCCGTCGGGGTGTTCGGGGCGTACGACGAGGCACCCGAGGCGCCAGGGTTCATGTCGCAGTACCGCAACCTGCAGCATCGCTTCGTTCACCTCCAGGGGGCCGGCGAGGCGCGCACGTTCTGGGCGGGGCTCGGCGCCGTCGCGGCAGGGGCGTTCCGGGCCATCGGCGGCTACGACGAGCGGTTCCGCCGTCCGTCGGTCGAGGACATCGACCTGGGCTACCGCCTGACCCGGACGGGTGGACGGATCGTCATCGACCCTGGGCTGAACGGCAAGCACCTGAAGCGCTGGACCGTGCGATCGGTAATCGTGTCCGACGTCCGCGACCGCGGCGTGCCGTGGACGCAGCTCATCCAGCGATACGGCATGT
Proteins encoded:
- a CDS encoding lysophospholipid acyltransferase family protein; this encodes MPQVVATAIAAVRSAAAYLAASLYVLVAGSLGLAVALPLRWKGLLYVLGHGGVAIALGVAGIRSRVAGRRPTGRAVVFCANHQSNVDPPVLYRVLHPRLHILFKAELRKLPVLGLVMETGGFVPVDRDSRERSLGSIERAAASIREGNSFLIFPEGTRSRTDQLLPFKKGGFIMAIKAQAPIVPVAITGGRAAMQKGSPIVRPVTVSVRIGDPIDTAGLTLDDRDDLIVRVRSAIETLLAQGPVRPGER
- a CDS encoding DUF4126 domain-containing protein — encoded protein: MDLLATAGRTLGFSLAAGVNLYATVAMLGLATRFGLVDLPPQFAAFDNPWIIGGALALYVVEFVADKVPWVDTMWDTAHTLVRPLGGALIAVTTLGEASPWVQGLVALLGGTIAAGGHLTKAGTRAAVNVSPEPFTNWGLSLAGDAFVFGLGALALAYPVAAFAVTLAALVVILAIARWLFGWIRRAVAPPSAEPISRAGAGA
- a CDS encoding polysaccharide deacetylase family protein; amino-acid sequence: MRAILTYHSIDDSGSSISVAPAAFVRHVDWLASGAVSVEPLEALAAGADSTTDGRDRVALTFDDAFANFGTVAWPRLEAAGVPATVFVVSGHVGRTNLWSGQPAPGIPELPLLSWDALGTLAERGADVGAHSRTHPSLAALSAGALDDEVDGCRQDLSARLGRPPRAFAYPFGDVSPEAERAVSAAFALACTTEYRPIDAGDSVHRLPRLDMFYFQQPGALDDWGRPAFLRRIARRRALRALRRWWPATRPARENREAAGR
- a CDS encoding glycosyltransferase family 4 protein, encoding MSLRIASLTTFFPPYNFGGDGIDVQRTARVLAGRGHRVTVIHDTDAYRTLTGGDPPPAPPDPDLEIVPLRSSSPRLSTLLTHQLGRPVMQAGALAALDRTREFDVVLFNNMSLVGGPGLLGFGREAARVYIAHEHWLVCESHVLWRHNREACTARECLRCVTAHGRPPQAWRYTGALTRALARVDAFVARSEFSRAKHAEFGFPRPMDVVPYGVPMPAAPVSGPSPHPRPYFFFAGRLEAIKGVEDVIDAFTGDTGPDLVIAGAGTLDDALRARAAGRPRVHFVGRLPADRLAPYYRHALASLVPSKGFETFGMVAIEALAQGTPVIARRLGPLPEIVEATGGGVTFATAAELSAHLDAYARDPAAARAHGERGRLAAMALYNPDHVTSQLLEVIEREVNRTRAVRHAPGPR
- a CDS encoding glycosyltransferase family 1 protein, producing MTVGVDATCWANARGYGRFTRELLPAMAAAAPEWRFRCFVDARAHAAFDLRAANVECVEVAQSVSPTSAASADGNRSPVDMLRLTRAVAAHPSTVFFSPSVYTFFPLPPRIRSVVTIHDAIAERFPHLTLPSTRARLFWNAKVSLALWQATTVLTVSDFAASELVEVLGVDRRRVRVAVEAPSPIYRPSESAADVAEVAARIGLPAGARWFTYVGGFSPHKNVHDLAEAHGRLLARLGDDTPWLVLVGALSGDPFHGGQGQIREAIARAGSAARVLWPGFLSDADLRHLHSGAVALALPSMNEGFGLPAVEAAACGCPVVATTASPLPQLLDGAGRFVPPGDVDGLTEALAVLATDAPARTRMADAARARTSRLSWASCARAALDALEEAAR
- a CDS encoding NAD(P)/FAD-dependent oxidoreductase yields the protein MAARTVAQYAAGDRVVVIGGGPAGLTAAYQMAKMGWPVTVLEADDILGGISRTAQYKGYRFDIGGHRFFTKIAPVEALWHEILESEFISVPRLSRIHYNGKFFDYPLKAGNALSGLGPFNAIRIFLSYLWWHYKPYPVEENFEQWVTNRFGKRLFEIFFKTYTEKVWGIPCTEIRAEWAAQRIQGLSLAKAILNATALNRRSTDIKTLIHEFQYPRLGPGQMWEACARKIEALGGRVLLGHYVTGIERRGDRIVAVRAATPEGERRFEAEHFFSTMPVRSLVRAFDPAVPPAVKADAEGLKYRDFLVVALMLDKEDLFPDNWIYIHTPGVKVGRIQNFNNWSKAMVPEPGTTCLGMEYFCFKGDGLWESPDADLVAQAARELEALGLARAADVKDGAVIRMPKAYPIYDSTYRQHLDGVRAYIDPMVNLHTVGRNGMHKYNNQDHSMLTAMMAVQNMQGASHDIWEVNTDFEYHEEQKLESPKVAVGAGA
- a CDS encoding glycosyltransferase, with amino-acid sequence MSAPVITTVIVPFHRDVAMLRRVLEPFRHRAATTELLVAADGPVEHWEPVADEFGAVRIHWPTACGPAVARNRAASVAAGRYLLFVDGDVIAERGVVDRVERFFDANPGAVGVFGAYDEAPEAPGFMSQYRNLQHRFVHLQGAGEARTFWAGLGAVAAGAFRAIGGYDERFRRPSVEDIDLGYRLTRTGGRIVIDPGLNGKHLKRWTVRSVIVSDVRDRGVPWTQLIQRYGMSADLNLGWALRASVVCAYVCAICLVAGVWMRWAWWVLPLPLAGLLALNAPYYGYFLRLRGALFAGGAVVAHAVHHLCNGVSYVVGRALYTAGRRFGVTTPWTLPIEPAAEQPIPRWSPDGASAP